Part of the Ignavibacteriales bacterium genome is shown below.
GTAAATACGGTTTTGTCGAGACGGAGATGTACTGGCCCATCAATCACATGGTCTCACCCAAGGAGCATACTGTGAAGTGCACCGAGTGCCATTCACGCGAGAACGGGCGGCTGGCCGGACTTGGGGGGTTCTACCTGCCTGGCAGAGACCATAATCCGTGGGTGGAGTATCTTGGTGGGGGGATGCTGGCGCTTACACTTGCAGGCGTTGTTCTCCACGGAGGTGCGCGATTGGTAATGAGCCGGAGACGAAAGGAAATGAAATAACATGAAAAGAGAATATGTCTACAGGGGATTCGAGAGATTCTGGCACTGGATGCAGGCGGCTCTCATTGTCTTTCTTGGTGTAACGGGTTTTGAGATACACGGCTCGATCCGATTTTTTGGATACGACCAGGCGGTCAAGTACCATAACCTTGCCGCCGTTAGTTTCCTGGTGCTCATCGCTTTCTCGATTTTCTGGCATTTCACGACGGGCGAATGGAGACAGTATCTGCCAACGTGGAAGAACCTGCGAGCTCAAGCCGAGTATTATATCTTCGGCATATTCCGCAATGCACCACATCCTACGAAGAAGACAGTCCTGAGCAAACTGAATCCGCTTCAAAAGCTCGTGTATGCGGGGCTCAAAGCCTTTGT
Proteins encoded:
- a CDS encoding cytochrome b/b6 domain-containing protein, producing the protein MKREYVYRGFERFWHWMQAALIVFLGVTGFEIHGSIRFFGYDQAVKYHNLAAVSFLVLIAFSIFWHFTTGEWRQYLPTWKNLRAQAEYYIFGIFRNAPHPTKKTVLSKLNPLQKLVYAGLKAFVIPVMVVSGLLYMFYRYPHRYEVLGLNVAGLEIIAVAHTIGAFFLISFFVAHLYLITTGHTVTSNLKAMITGYEELPKEPDEKKASVEVNEPVLSK